Genomic segment of Primulina tabacum isolate GXHZ01 chromosome 11, ASM2559414v2, whole genome shotgun sequence:
GCAGGCCCCTTGCACAAATCACCGAAAACGTGAGAGGTGAAACAAAAGAATGCATGTGTTACACCAAAACCGAAAAACTTCATGCTATGCTTTGGATCGAAAAATCCTTGAACAAATGAACACAAGACAATATACATAAGACGTGTAAGATGCAGAAATAATATTACGTGGCGTGCATTTGATGTATTTGCGCGAGAAGCTCGAAGATCAAACGTCGGGAGAGCGCCTGGGAATTTATCTCACAAGAACAAGCTAAGGCCGAATCCCTTCAGCTGCTGGGTGTGCTATAGGCAACAAATTTAAGAGTGTGTACTAATAATTGCATATTCTGATACGAGCTAGCGCTATAATGAGTTCTCACTGTATATTTGAAACAAGGGAACCGATACCACACTATTAAAATCCACATAATCTCGTATATTTGCTAGAGGTTTGGCTTCACAGTTCTATTcattcatcccaataaaatcaTAGCTACTTCTTCTTGTGTTCAACTCAAGATCCATGGATGGACCTTCGTGTTTAATCTTCGCATCGTTTATTTCTTGTCTGCCTTCCATGTAACTCGGCTCACGAACCGTTCCATCGACTCCATTTAGTTGTGCTGATCTGTCATTGACATTCCCATTTCCTTCATTTTCCTTAATGCCTCGCATGAAACTTGATAGAGCTAAGTTGAAACCGGAAACTTGAGCTTTCGTGGACTCTAGACTACCAGGGTGATTCAAGTCGGCTGATAAGCTGCCCTCAGCTTTTTCTAGTATGGCTTGTAAGTACTTCCCTTGAGCCTCAATTCTAATTTGCAGTTTCTTCTGCACCTGTTGCATGAAAAGGAATGAAGTATTCCTAGGTTGTTTCATTTGACTTGTTATGTTGTTTGCCAGAATAAGAAATAGGATATATAGCATGTTGTGTCGCCACCCCCCGCCCCCAGGTTCAGCAGCCAAATCTGTTAAGTCCATCTCCTTATAAACTTAACTGCAAAATATTTACACAATGAAAAGATCTGGACTATATCCAAAGTAGGTTTATTCCTTGTACGTAGACATACCTCAAGCTGTTCTTCAAGTATTTTCTGCACTTCAATCTGGCACTTTAGAGCTTCAGCTATGGGAATTTCTCTGTGAAGAATATAATAATTCACGTTAAGAAAATAATACCTAAAAATGTGTAAATTTAATCAATTTTGACCTACCCTTGATCATTGGTCATGCTTGATGAATTTGTACTTGCACTCGCACCATGCCAGTTTTGATATCCATGAGAAGTTTCTGCTGCGAATAAAGTATCAGAATTGCAAATCTCGAGAACAAGAACCACCATTGTCATGTAACAGAGCAGGAGGCGAAAACCAACATGGACAACCAAAGGAAACACCatcttaaagttttaaaatagtAAGTTTCAGCATGTTAAAATATAACAAGTCCCTTTGTTCAGTAATTTTTTGGAGCCGGCACTTGCGCTGAGTCACTTACAAAAAGATAAAATGAAACAAAAAAGATTGGAAAATAAGATTCTATTAGGTTGAAGCACTATCTATCAACTCTTAGGCCACAAACCAATGAAGGGGCGACTCTACACTATGAGCTCCACTAACAACTATTTTGTATCCTTTTTCACCTAATAAAAATGATTAACTCGGttgtaattaaaaaatttaatcacaTCGTCTCATAAGACCATCCACATCTCTTATGCAATCTGACATAGAACTTGCAGGGTATCACAGTATCTCTAACAAAACATCCAAAATGCTCTCTAAGAGGGCTTTGATTGTAAAAAAGAATTACACCAACCGAAAACCATAGCGAACTTACCCTTGTCCTCTTTATCATGTTCACTAACTTGCTGTCTTTTTGCCTGTAGCTGTCCAAGTCTATATTTCTGCACTACCAAATATCGATGATTATCCCTTTGTTTGTCTGATAAGAATATGAATTATATTGATTAAGAATTATATTGATTAAAAATGATACGCTTTTAGGAGACAAGAACCAGTACCTGCAGATGGCTTTTTAAGTGATACAGTGTCAAGCCCTTCAATCCCATTACCCTCAGTACTGATTTGGGAGTTGCCTCTGCAAGGTCAAAACCATCAAACTTAAGACACAACATTGCAACTAATATACATAGTTTTGGGCTAATATCAGAGGAATCCATGTTCTGATATAGGATTTCTTGAAATATGTCGAATGTAAAAGTCCTCTTGACATGTGCACTAAACAATTTTTCCGATGATTCAATCATGGTAGATTAATAAAAAGACTTCTCATCCTAGGTCTAACACAAGCCAGACCATTCAGCGGATTATGCTAGCAGTTAATACGTTTTCATAATTggtaagctcaaataattatcaaattgcTGGACAAATGATTTCTGTAGCCTCATAAATCATGTCAAACTCACAAACTttgaatcaatatatatattacaCTATTGCCTTGTTTTGAAACAAAGTTCGCGATATAATGTGCAACAGAGTAGTGAGAAACTCGGCGTGCTCACGTTATCTATCTGTGAGTAAACACACTTCATAACTTTCCATCTTTTTTCCAGTGAAAATATACAGGAAGGCGAGGGCCGAGTGGGTTAATAATTTTTCGGATCCCATCAGATCAATGATTGTGTTTGTTTTTAGGAAACAAAACTTCACTCTTCGAAATATTTGCCTATATATATGATTCGAAAAAGTTATCTCCAGTTCATCTTCTTTTATACAATTCTACAACGTGTAATCAAATCGTCAACACAACATCTTGAGCAAGAATAACAAGAAATGCGAGAGATACTTGGGGAAATTTTTCACAAAGTTCAAGAACGAAGTTACCATAATCTATGAATCTACTCACGGTCACAACCAAAAGAAAGAGAAAATAAAGAAACCAATGACTCACTGTCAGGGCCACCAAGCCTAGTGACAGCATCCACAAAACGATCATGCAAATCAGGAGTCCATCGCAGCCGTGGCCTTGAATCTCTTAGTCCACCACCTCTGCCTCCGCAGCTGTATATTCCCTCCATCGCCTCCACATACACGCGGAAAACACTTTAGAACTCTCACCCTCTGTCACTTTTTCTTCAAGCCAACCCTCACTTTTGAAACAAAGAAATAGAAAAATAGTCGAGAAAGGAAAGTAGCAGATTAAATAAAACCGAGAATTTATCGAATCCGTCACTGCTAATGTCAAAAAAGGATTCAATAGTGTACGAGCAGCAAAAAGCAAAGATCGAACTTTCCAATAAATCAATCAACAACTACACCAAAACCCATGAATTATTTTTACTGTTCTCATGTTCACTTATCATTCTTTTCTGTTTTTTTGGAAAGGTGTTCTGTTCACTTATCATTCACTGCACAAATTATTTACTCACAGTTCACGCACTGATGTAACAGATATGCATGTACATACATTTGGATTTATCCGATTCTGCCGTTTGTTTGTGGGGATGCGAAGTGGGAATCTGCAAATAGAAAAAAACATGGCGAGGAAAATTCGGCGACGAATCTGAAGAAAGATGAGTGCCGGATGCATAGTTTCTTGATCCTGTAATAGCGGGAGTACGAAAGGTAGAGCTTTCGGACCGTCGGATGGTTGAAATATTTAACTTTCCGGGTTTTGTCGGGAGTCGACGGTTGCGATTCAGAGTTGGGGAAGGTGGATAACAGGGGAAAGTTGCCACGTGGTAGCCAGCGTGGAATATTCTGCGTCTGAAGTGGAGACAGGAATATTCCTGCAGATCACGTGCCACGTCTTTCAAGCTGGGGACTCCCTCTCCAATTGACAGGTGAAATAATCAGATCGTGACTCGTGAGTGCCTCATTGTCATATTAGCCATCGTTTCTTTCGGGTAAAAAAACAATGAAATTGTTGAGTTAAACGTGTACGAACGAAAGTATTATTGGAATGATGACTTCTAGAAAAGTTCTCATGTATCAATATGTTGACATTGTGCCGCTTGATCTAGGTTGGCTAAGTGGGCCGTAAAAGAGTTACATCAGATCTTAACAGGTAATATTGTGTCTGCTGAGGACAGAACCGACAGTAAGAAAAGGATAAGACTAATATCTAAAGGATATGAGACAGTATCAGCAGATAGACACACACCTCCCCGGATTCATGAGTCTAACAGCCCGACTCCTTAACATCCAAGTAGGTGCACTATGCGATGCCACAAGTACAAGGAAATAAAGTTGAGCTTCAATTAACAACTATAGTTTTTGACCTTGTGGTAAACACTCGATCCTTACAAAAATAGTTtctttaaattgttttaaaataaaatatataattttttttaattaaaatgacaggaataaaatagaatataaagaaaattattattgtaatataataaaatcatatacataATTTGATAGATAAATGATATTTCAGATAAATCCAAAATTACATCATCTTATATTATGTATAGTAAAAGATGAAtacattttaatataaattaaatatattaaataaatatttttgtaaggatttattttatttttaaatcatatagttTGTTGCAGGATGGATGAATTGAGAATGAACTTCTAATTCTTCATCATGTTtggatgaaaaaaaaaattatgtagaTTTTCAAATCCATATAATACTTATTTTTATGGATTTCAAATAATCCTAAGATATGTATAATTTGAAATCGATCCCAAATCTTTcttcaaataaatatatatataacaatttaatattatattattaatctTGTGTGTTAAAAAGAACAAACacttttccaaaataaaaaataaatattggtTCTATTTTTCAGTTgtgattttatttattgaatgATAAAATCCATTTGATTGAAgggaataaaatataattaattcttAATCACACAGACTGTaaacatattatatatcacGTAATTTCCGTTCATCTTCCCTACACTTGTATTTGACATTCATCTCCTTTGATAAGTCATAAATTTTTATACTTTTTGAGAGAGATATAAAGGGTCAGATGTATAAAATATAGAGGAAATGAATACAAATAACTAATTAtaaatttatcttttttttgtttttgttttctttccGTCTCTGTCTCTTATTTTTTAGTATTTTCAGCACAAAATAAGAGACTAAACTAGGGCCAGCTAAGTAAACTTCTCTTCTATGTCAAACTTGAACGTCACTCGTTCAAAAAAAGTTAACAAAATAGCATACAACACTTTTCCCAATCAATCCCATAATCTACGTCTAGTATTtatcaacaaatataatatgctATTTTTTTATCATCTCCCCTAGGGGAGTGTAGTCTAAGCATGACTCTTAACACATCACATCCCCACAAAGGCTTCAAAATTGCCCACGGAAAAATCGAAATCCACCCTCCTCCGTGGGAGGAGCATAATTATTGATTCAAGACCATGATTGTGCACCAAGATCCTGGTCTTTTGGGTTATGGTGTGATATTTAAGACAGTTTTACTTACACTAGACAGCCTTTGAAACCTTTTCTCAGCGCAGCTTCATCCAAATTCTTTCCTATGAAGACGAGTTTGTTTATCCTTTTCTCGTCTGGCTCCCAATCCTTCCCTGGGCAGCCATCGAAAATAGAATGTACCGCCTGAAAATATTTGAAGAAACAAAGATAATGACATAGATGACTTTAAGTTCATATGAATTAACCAATTGTGTTGTTTATGTATTGGTCTGATCGTGAATATATTAGAACCTGGAAAACATAACGTTGCTCAGAGTCGGTCACTGATAATATCCCTTTCATTCGGTAGAGGTCATCGCCTTTCTCTTCTACCAGCCGTTCAAGCCAGTCATCAAACTAAATCACCACATTAAATAAAACTCGGAATCTAGAATTCAATATGTAATAATGCAGCATAATCTGGATTCTTTATAAAAACCTATGAGTACTATTTCACACTGTACAATGATTCAAGTGTCGTTCTGTTAGTAGTTGCACGAATCTTGGCCAATTTTGGTTCGACGCGCATAGACAAATGTAGTCTTGGGACGACATTAGAAACAAGTGAAACACTTACATAATCAAGATCTAAGGTTCCCTCGGAAACAATACTGACACTGGAAACAGCAGAATCATGAACATGATGAttgtgatgatgatgatgttctgttgaaaaaaaaaaagttgcaCAAGTTATAATAATGCAATCAGCGGAGAGGGTGataatatttttaagaattGAACCTAATTCCATCGAAACATACCCAACATAGCAATGcaaaattttatgaaatgaattttacatgttttttatTCTCGTATCGTAGATTCTCACATAAAAATTGCATATTCCAAACGGACATAACAAGTTCAAATAACACATACACagattttagtataaaaatatTACTATAAACATCCAGGGTGTTAATATTATTGTgagaaattaaaatcatttttagaGGACGGCAATAAAAAACAAAGAGGTCATAAAAGTAGCTTCTTGTTTTGTCTACTTTTTCACAagttttccttttcttttgaacttcaaaaagtA
This window contains:
- the LOC142519906 gene encoding myb family transcription factor PHL11-like isoform X2; protein product: MEGIYSCGGRGGGLRDSRPRLRWTPDLHDRFVDAVTRLGGPDKATPKSVLRVMGLKGLTLYHLKSHLQKYRLGQLQAKRQQVSEHDKEDKAETSHGYQNWHGASASTNSSSMTNDQGEIPIAEALKCQIEVQKILEEQLELSL
- the LOC142519906 gene encoding myb family transcription factor PHL11-like isoform X1, translating into MEGIYSCGGRGGGLRDSRPRLRWTPDLHDRFVDAVTRLGGPDKATPKSVLRVMGLKGLTLYHLKSHLQKYRLGQLQAKRQQVSEHDKEDKAETSHGYQNWHGASASTNSSSMTNDQGEIPIAEALKCQIEVQKILEEQLEVQKKLQIRIEAQGKYLQAILEKAEGSLSADLNHPGSLESTKAQVSGFNLALSSFMRGIKENEGNGNVNDRSAQLNGVDGTVREPSYMEGRQEINDAKIKHEGPSMDLELNTRRSSYDFIGMNE